The Myxococcus fulvus region CGCGCGCTGGATGCGACCTCGCAGCTCGCGGCGGGACAGCTCCATCAGATTGCGGGGGGCGCTGGCGAGCACGAGCTGGGCTTCGTTCTCCGTCAGCAGGGACATCTTCTTCTCGGGCGTCGTACGCAAGGGCCTGCTCCTTCGAGGCAATGTGGACTACCTCGCGCAACGTCGACACGTGTCCCCCGGGCAGCAACCTGCTCTCCAGGGCGATGGCCCTACTCGAACACGGAGAACTCCGAGAGCGCGGAGATGGGAAGCGTCCACGAGCCTCCTTCCGTGAACACCCGCAGGCGCACGAAGCGCACCGGCACCTCCCCCGTCAGCGACACCTCGATGAAGCGCGCCGGACGCTTCACGTCCAACGGCCCATCCCCATAGGGGCTGTCCTCCGCCGTGTGGTCGAGCGCCGTGGAGAAGCGAGGGTCTCGTATCTCGACGTCGTCGTAGTTCACGTACGGCGCGCTCCCCAGCGAAGCCCAGCTGCCTCCATCCAGGCTGCCCTCCACCTGGAACAGGAGCTTGGGCGGACCGCCCTGAGACAGCTCCACCTCCCGGATGACGGCGTGCCGCGGGCGGATGGGCGCGTCCCACTCGAGCACCACCTGGTCCACGCCGGAGTCCACCGCCCCCTGCGTGGTGCGCGCCTTGCGCAAGAAACCATCCGTGTACGGACACGGCTCGCCCACGGGAGCAGGCGTGCACGAGACCCCTCGGCTCACGGGGTGCAACGTGCCCACGGGCACGGGGACACGGGGGCCTCGCCACTCCACGCGGAACGACACCGTGCTCTCATTGGACGCCAGCGGACGGAAGATCCACGTGCCCAGGCTCACCGCGCGCACCTGCGCCTCCACCCCGGCGAAGTCCTCCAGTTGATAGGGATTGGGACGCCAGGGCGCCGCCGCGTCATGGACCTCCCAGAGCCGCCCGCCCGGGCCATGCAATTGGACCACGGGGTAGGGCTCCCACGGCTCGAGTGTCACCGGGTCCGGCGTCTGCCCCGTATCCAACTGCAGCAACCGCCCCGACGGCGGCAGCGGCGGCACCGGCGGCGGCGCGTCGAATGACAGCGCGAGCCCCTCCGCGTCCCGCCCCACCGTCAGGTTCGGCGCCCACGGGCGCAGGGGAGGAATCTCCACGTCGTCCTCGAAGACGAAGGACGTGTAGACGCCATGCCCCTCCTCGAGCGGCGCGGCCAGCCGGAAGCGGTACTGCAGCCGCTCGTACTCGCGCTCCTCCAGGGCGTCCCCGTGGAGCACCTCCAGCGTGACATTCCCCGCGCCCTCGCTGCGAGCCTCCGTGTAGGGCGTGAAGCCCACGTTCTCGGGATGCTCGTAGCTCGGCTGGCGCGTGCGCTCCAACGTCACCGCGACGTCGGGACGCGGCGAGCCATCCAGGTGTTGCAGCAAGCCGTAGACGAAGACGGGGTCCTCGGGCTTGCGGTCGCAGCCCGTGACGAGCAGCGCGACGACAGGCAGGCAACGAAGCAGTCGTGGCATGTCAGTACGTCCCCTTCGCGCCGAGCAGCGGCAGGATGATGGGAAAGCGCGTGGGCTTGCGTTCGGGGCGCAGGGCCTCGTCGAAGCCGTAGTCGTATGCGAACACCTCCTGCCGCGCGGACACGTTGAGGATGTCCAGGTACGCATCGAGCGTGAAGTCCTCCATCGCCCAGGACTTCGCCACGCGCAGGTCCACGCGGAAGAACGCGTCCAGGCGCTCGGCCTTGTCGCGGTCCTGCCGCACCCAGTTCTGCGTCCCGTCCGCGCGCGTCACCAGGCGCTGCGTCAGCGTGGTGATTTCGCCGGACTCGGGGCGGCCGGTGTTGAAGTGCACCACCGTGCCCACCGTCCAGTTGTTGCCGAACTTGTAGCTCAGCGCCGCGTTGAACACGTGCGCCTGCTCGAAGGCGAAGGGCAGCGTGCCCTCCACCGTCTCCACCACCCGGTCATCATCCCCGTACCGGTCGAAGCGCACGCGCCGCTTGCTCTGCAGGAAGCTGTAGGAGACCCAGCCGAACCAGTCCCGCCCCAAGGGGTGACGCGCCATCAGGTCCAGGCCGTACGCGTAGCCGCTGGCGGACGGGTCCGGCGTGTCGAGCCCGCGGCGACGGCGGTTCTCCACCACCTGCTGCAGGTCCAGCTCCACCGTGCGGGTGAGCGGGTTGTAGAAGACGTCGCCGCTCAGCTCCAGGCCCTCCATCGCCTTCCACTCGGCGCCCACGTCGAACTGCAGGCCCTCCTGGAGCCCGTGGCGCAGGCTCGACGTGTCCACCGCGGGCAGGTGCACCAGCACCGTGGGCGTCTGATGGAAGACGCCCGCGCCGCCCTTGAGCACCAGCGCGTCCGTGAGCTGGTGCCGCACGGTGAGCCTCGGCTCCGCCACCGTGTGGTTGATGCCGGGGGACAGGTGGTAGTTGTCCACGCGCACGCCGGGCTGCACGAGCCACTGGGGCGCCGGCAGCCACGTCGCGGAGAGATACGCGCCGGAGAACATCGCCAGCGAGGACGGACTCTTGAGCGGGTCCGTCGTCTCGCCGGGCCGGCTGCCGGGAGGAATGCCGGTGCCCCGGATGTCCGTGGCCGCGCGCCGGTGCTCGATGTCACCCCCGACGGCGACCTCCAGCGTGTCGCTCATCCGCCGCTTCCAGCCCGCGCGCGCCGCGAAGGTGAGCTGGCTCAGCGCGTACTCGCCCACGTCCTGGTAGTCGATGGCGCCGCTCGCCGCGCGGAAGGACTCCTGGCCGGTGAAGCCCAGCGCGTCCGTGCCGAAGGTGAGGCCCACCTCCGCGTCTCCTCCCGCGAGCGGGTGCGTGCCGCGCAGGTCCACGCGGTGGAAGCGCGAGACGATGCGCCCGCCCGACATGCCCACCCAGTCGAGCGACGGCGAGGAGCCCACGTCGTCCGAGCTGCCCAGCGCGAACAGCCGCAGCCGCCCCTGGCCCACCTTCTGCTCGACGCGCGCCTGATAGTCCCAGAAGTCGGCGTGGAGCTTCTCCGTCTCCGCCGAGCTGAGCAGCTTGGAGCCGAGCGTTATCAACAGCGCCGAATAGCTGATGCGCCCCGCGACGCTGACGGAGGTGCCGGTGCTCTCGAAGGGGTACTCGATGAAGCCGCCGGCGTTGATGGGGTCCACCGAGGCGGTGACGTGCAGCCGGTCCTCGCGCGGGCGGCTCAGCCGTCCATCCACCGCGCCGCCCAGCAGCCGTCCGTACTGCACCGGCGGCGTGCCCGGGAAGAAGTCCACGGTGTCGATGAAGTCCGGGTGGAGCACCGCCGGCCCGAGCATCAGGTGGTACAGCATGGGGATGCGCACGCCGTCGAGGAAGAAGCCCGTGGCCGCGGGCTGGCTGCCGCGCACCACCGGGTAGCTGATGCCCGAGGCGAGGCTGCCCACGCCGGGCATCAACATCACCACGCGGAACGGGTCTCCCAGCGTGCCGGGCACCTCGCGCAGCTCCTGCTCGTGCAGCGTGATTCGC contains the following coding sequences:
- a CDS encoding TonB-dependent receptor domain-containing protein, yielding MRSRRGVFFPLLVLTTLSVLAHAQGVPTPASDARAIEVQLQASDGGTVLSADDAERLGVTQDGREARLQPPTLVTPSPAAWPEGLEGTPGEVTLELLVDVEGAVAEVKVLAAPQEPRLTEAALRAASGLRFTPAVLTGAPVAVRLPFVYRFEPPAPVPRSTASLSGEVRARGTRRPLADATLFVDGAAEPSGTVDADGRFTLALPPGAHRVEVRAPGHQPATFEETLSEGQALQVIYRLQPGRVNPYETVVRDERPRTEVTRITLHEQELREVPGTLGDPFRVVMLMPGVGSLASGISYPVVRGSQPAATGFFLDGVRIPMLYHLMLGPAVLHPDFIDTVDFFPGTPPVQYGRLLGGAVDGRLSRPREDRLHVTASVDPINAGGFIEYPFESTGTSVSVAGRISYSALLITLGSKLLSSAETEKLHADFWDYQARVEQKVGQGRLRLFALGSSDDVGSSPSLDWVGMSGGRIVSRFHRVDLRGTHPLAGGDAEVGLTFGTDALGFTGQESFRAASGAIDYQDVGEYALSQLTFAARAGWKRRMSDTLEVAVGGDIEHRRAATDIRGTGIPPGSRPGETTDPLKSPSSLAMFSGAYLSATWLPAPQWLVQPGVRVDNYHLSPGINHTVAEPRLTVRHQLTDALVLKGGAGVFHQTPTVLVHLPAVDTSSLRHGLQEGLQFDVGAEWKAMEGLELSGDVFYNPLTRTVELDLQQVVENRRRRGLDTPDPSASGYAYGLDLMARHPLGRDWFGWVSYSFLQSKRRVRFDRYGDDDRVVETVEGTLPFAFEQAHVFNAALSYKFGNNWTVGTVVHFNTGRPESGEITTLTQRLVTRADGTQNWVRQDRDKAERLDAFFRVDLRVAKSWAMEDFTLDAYLDILNVSARQEVFAYDYGFDEALRPERKPTRFPIILPLLGAKGTY